From the genome of Candidatus Endomicrobium procryptotermitis:
AGCAATGCGGCAGCTATTATCATCATTTTAGTATTGCTTCCTGTTTTATCGGCCAGCCTTCCGAAAATAATGATTTCCGCCAGCGAAAGCGCATATAAAAACAGTTTAATTTTTCTTATAAAGTCTATTTTCATTTTATGTTTTTCATCAGCGTTACTCTTTGAAGCAGAGAACCTTTTTTTGAAGCTTCGCCAATATTCATTGAAGTAATCGCCACTCTGTTAATAAGATACGTTTTTGACTCTTTTTCCGTTTCTTCGCCGTAACCCCATATCGAATGAATTATATATGGACTACCATTTTCGCTGCCTACATAAAGCATAATATGTCCGGGAAAATATAAAAGCGTCATGCCGGGAATTCCATTTTTTATAATTTTCTGTGATCTCAGGTATTCCTGTTCACTTTCTTCAAACTCACCCGCAAAAATTCCAGCAGATTGTATTTGTCCCGCAGAGTTTCTCGGCAGTTTGATTCCGAAACAAGCAAAAATCTGTCTTATAAAACTCGAACAATCCTGTTCTCCATTCATTCCGCCCCATCCGTAAGGAGAATTGAGATGTTTAAACGCCTGCTGTATTACGTTTCTCTGATTATATTTCATATATCCGACCGATATATCGGAAAGATTTATATACGCCTTTTTAAACCCTAAAACACCATCTTGTTTCGCTATGGGAATTCTTATCTCGGCAATTTCACCTTTGATGGCCGCTATTGGAAGAGCTGTACCCATACTTATATAATCAAAAAATTCTGTCATATTTTCATTTTTATAAATATCGGCTTTCGGGGAAATTATTACAGCAAATCTATCCCATCTTTTATAATCTTTTATTACGTCCTGCCGGCAAAAAGCTATAGTATCTCTGTTCAGCCAGCCTTCTGCAATTTCTGACACTGCATAATACCATTCTTTGTCAAGAGTAGCATACAAAATGGCTACTGGCGACGCCAAATCAAGCTGTGTAACCTGCATTCTGTCTAAATCCAAAGTGTCAAGCGATGAATATAACGGCTCATAAGAAGGAAGATATCTGAGTTCCGCATACTTTACAGTCATGGCAAAACTTACAGTTACCGTAGAATTAAAAAGGTCGTAATCTATATTTTTGTCCATATCGAAAAAATGCTCTCTCCCAACGCGTTTTTTCGAATGTCCATCATAATATCTTGCGAACATGTCTACAGACCTAGTATAAATTCCTGCGGCGTTTTTACGATAATATATTTCTGGAAAATATTGTACATCAGTTATATATATGCTTTGTCCAACAGTATTGGCATTTACGGCTTCAATTTCTCTTGTGTTAAGCATTACTTTGTCTGGATTTTGAAGCCTTGAAATCCAATATCCCGGACTTTTCATCATTCTGCCAACATCTTGAAAAGCTGTCGGCGCAGGGCATATCATAATTTCTTTTACAATATTGTCAGCATTTTTGCCCATGCACGAACATAAAAAAAGATATATGCAGAAGCAGAATATTAGTGGATGTATTGCTTTTTTCACTTATTATATTCTCCGAACTATTGTTTTGCGGGACCGCCAACCTGTATTTTTTTAAGAATTTTTTCAAATTCTTCAACATTTTCAGGTGAGTCAAGCCATTTGATATTCTTTTCGGCTTTTTTGACATTTTTAACATCTTTTTCTTTAGCTTCCGGGATCTGCACCGCTTCTGAAACTTGTCCGGAATTATCCGACAAGGCTGGTTTTAAACTTTCTGAAATCTCAGAAACATCTGTATCTGTACCGCTTTGTACTGCGCCTTCATTTAATATTTTTTGAAATTGTTCAATTTTTTCCGGAGAATCAAGTTTGATGACGGCTTCCTGCGAATAAGACTGACAAAAAATGCCGGCAAAAAACAAAAAAACTACAGCCGCAAACATTTGTAATAGCATCTTATTTCCTCCCTGTTAAACAGTTTCAAAAATTTCCTCGATAGGTTTTCTTTTGGGAACTGACGGAGTCATTTCGGTTTTTCCTATCGGAATCAATGCCATAAGATGGTGCGGAGAATTAATATTTAAAACTTTTTCAAGTTTTTCTTTTGCAATAAGAGGGCCTGTCATCCAGCATGCGCCATAACCTAAAGCGTGTGCGGCAAGAAGCATATTCTGTACAGCCGCAGAAGGACCATGCGAGTCCGCTGCTTCCAAAGCTTCCGGAGATATGCCGTATCTGCGCATAATTCTCATGCTAAACGATGTATATGGAGTTTTGATTACGGCAATAACTAAAGGAGCACTGGCAAAAAAAGTAAAAAATCTAGCATAGGCGTTAAACTCATTGTACGCTCTTTTTGACTTAATAAGAGAGGAATACTCTTCAATCTGTTCTTCTATGGCCAGCACAAGCTCTTTTCTTTTATTTTCAGTTTTTACAGCAATAAAACGCCAGTTCTGGCTGTTTGTAGCCGACGGCGCCATCGATGCGGCTTCAATTATGGTTTTAATATCATTGTCGCTTACAGGTTCCTGACTGAACTTTCTCACGCTTCTGCGCTGCTTTATAATATCCAAAAGTATGCTGCTTCTTTCTTTTATAAGCTCGTTAAAAATATTTCCCTGCATGTTATCTCATACGCTCCTTCTGAGAGTTCCTGAAATTATTATTTCAAAACCTTTTTCATTTTCAATAATAAGTTTTCCATCACCACTTATTCCTCTGTTAACACCTTTAATTATACCAAATCCTGTATCAATTATTATGTTTTCATTCAAAAATTCCTGATTTTTATTATATTCTTCACAAAATCTTCCAAAACCAGAACTGCAAAAATCATTATAAATTTTATCAAATTCCATTAAAAATGCGGACATAATTTTTGTTCTGTCAATACTTTTTTTAACCATGCTGCCCAAAGAAGCGGCTTGCGGCAAATCTTCCGGTAGAGAATTATAAATATTTATACCCACACCGGCCACAATCCAATTTACCATATCCTGTTCAGCGGACATCTCAACTATTATTCCGGCTATTTTTTTATCTTCAACAAGAATATCATTCGGCCATTTGATTTTTGTTTTAACCGCATAATTTCTTTTTAAAATTCTGTTCAAAGCCAAAGCGATTAAAAGAGAAATATATGCTGCACAATCAGGAGATATTTTTGGTTTTAGAAGCATAGAAAACCAAAGTCCACCGGAGCAGGAAATCCACTTTCTCTGCATTCTCCCATAAGAAGAAGTCTGCTCGTTTGCAGTTACGATTGTTCCTTCCGGTTCGCCTTTTTGTGCAAGATTTTTAAGTTTTGTCTGCGTGGAAGCAGTTCTTCTAAAATGTAGTATTTTTTTACATATTCTGGTAGGCGACAAAAATTTCTTAATAACATCTTCCGCTTTAAACGGCAGCACACTTTTTATCAATTTATAACCTTTCACTGACGATTTTATTATAAAACCGCCCTTTATCAGTTTTCTTATTTGTTTATGTACGGCGGCTCTCGATATGCCTAAAGCCGCACTGATTTTGTTTCCAGAAATATATTTTTCGTCGGAAAGAATTTCAAGAATTTTCATTTTGGAGAGAGTCCTAACTGATAGTTATTTCTAAAGTAATATCTAAGGCAGGCGCCGAGTGGGTTATTGTCCCTATCGAAATTCTTTCTGCACCCAACCTGGCAAACTTTTTAATTGTTTTAAGATTTATACCGCCTGATATTTCAATCTCGGGGTTGTAGTCTTTTGAAGAATTTTTTCTTATTATTCCTATCATCTTTTTCGTTTTTGCAAGTCCTGTGTTGTCAAGCATTATTATGTCCGCTTCGGCTTCGAGCGCATGTTTCACCTGTGAAATATTCTCGCATTCGACTTCAATAAGGGTTTTTTTATAAATTTTTCTTAGCTGTTTTGTTTTTTCCGGCAGGTACTTTGTGAGTGATAAATGATTGTCTTTTATCAAAATCATATCATAAAGTCCCATCCTGTGATTTATGCCGCCGCCGCATACTACAGCATATTTTGCAAGTTCTCTGTACCCTGGAAGCGTTTTTCTAGTATCGTAAATTTTTGTTTTTCCATTTTTAGAAGCATTTACAAATTTGTTTGTCAAAGTCGCTATTCCCGACATATGCTGCAAAAAATTTAGAGCCGTTCTTTCGCCTGCTAAAATGGCATAAGCCTGCCCTTCTATTTCAAGTATGCGGTCGCCTCTTTTTATTTCTGAACAATCTTTTTTTTTAGGATATACGACGCATTTTTTGTCTATGGTTTTAAAAACTTCGGCAAAAATATCAACTCCGCACAATATTCCATGCCTATTTGCGATAAGTACGGCCTTTGCTTTTTTATCTTTTGGAATTAAAGATTTCGTTGTTATATCATTAAAAACGCCGTCTTCTTCAAGTGCAAGTTTTATTAAGGTTCTCGTATTATTCATAACGGGTTGATTGTATAAAATAAACAAATTTTTTTCAATGAATTTTTCAACAAAAAAATTTATTTCCTAAGCAGAGTGTAAATTTTATTGGCAGATTGACAACGTTTTAAGCATAATTATTTCCTTATTAACATTCCCTTACTTGCTATCATTTTTCCATTTCAGGATAGGTTTTCTTGCCGCCTCAACTTCATTAAGCCTTCTTACGCAGGTATTTACAGGGGCATCTTTCACTTTTTGAGGTTCGTTTACGGACTCTTCAAAAATTATTTTATTTAAAGTTTCTATAAACCTGTCTAAAGTTTCTTTTGATTCCGTTTCCGCAGGTTCTATCATCATGGCTTCTTCTACTATTAACGGAAAATACACGGTAGGCGCATAATATCCGTAATCAAGCAATCTTTTGGCAACATCTATTGTTCTTATGCCATTCTGTAAAACGGATTTCAGCGATAATACGAATTCATGCATACATCTGTTCCCCGCAGGAACGTCTATTTTGTCCTTAAGTTTGGCGAGCATATAATTGGCGTTTAAAACAGCTTGTGTGGAAGCATTTTTAAGTCCGTTTGCACCAAGCGCTTTGATATATGCATAAGCTTTTACCAAAACCGGAAAATTTCCAAAAAAAGTTCTCATCTTACCTATACTTCTTGCTTTTTTATAATTTAAAAAAAATTTCATATCTTTTTTTTCAATTCTCGGAACAGGTAGAAAAGGCTCCAAAAATGCTTTTACGCCCACGGGACCCGCTCCAGGACCTCCTCCGCCATGAGGTGTAGAAAAGGTTTTGTGAAGATTTACATGCATTATGTCAAAACCTATGTCCGCCGGACGCAACATGCCAATAACGGCGTTTAAATTAGCGCCATCATAATACAAAAGCGTGCCATTTTCATGAGCAATTCTTGATATCTCCTGTATTTCTTTTTCGAAAATACCGAGCGTGTTGGGAACGGTAAGCATTATCGCCGCAGTATCCGTAGTTAAAATCTCCTTTAATTTTGCGGAAGATAAACTTCCGTCCAACTCGGATTTTAAAGAAACTATTTCAAAGCCAGCATAAGCCGCAGAAGCAGGATTTGTTCCATGTGCTGAATCTGGGACAATTATTTTTGTTCTTTTTTGTTTAATTGACTTAAAATATGCGGAGATTATAAGAAGAGCGGCAAATTCTCCTTGTGCGCCGGCTGATGGTTGTAATGAAAAATAATCCATTCCAGAAATTTCACATAAATCTTTTTCAAGATTATAAATTAATTCCAAAGCTCCTTGAACGGTTTCCACGGGCTGCAAAGGATGTATTTGATTAAAGCCGTCAAAGCCTGCAATTTTTTCGTTTATTAAAGGATTGTGTTTCATTGTGCAGGAGCCTAGCGGATAAAAAGTAGTGCTGAGTGCAAAGTTTTTGCGCGATAGATTTGTAAAATGTCTTAACAAATCGCTTTCCGCAATGCACGGAAGTCCCAAATCTAAATTTCTTTTATAATTTTCAGGAATATTTACATCAAAATCGACATCGCAGTTAACGCCGAAAGCCGACCTTCCCTGCGAAGATATTTCATTCAAAAGTTTTTCCATTGTTTTATCCTTTCTCTATATGCGTTTGATAAAATCAAATTCATTATCTTTGTATTTCGGGAACGGCAACTCTCCATTTTCAAATTATACTTTGAGAATTCTTAAAGAGAATTTATGAATTTTTATTCTACTCATATTCTTTTGCCGGATAAAAGTTATATTTTTGCCAATATTTCGGCAAGTCTGTCTATTTCTTCTTTTGTTCTTTGTTCCGTCACACAAAACAGCAGGCAGTTTTCATATTGTTTGCAATAAGAAGATAATTCGAGAGGCGGCAAAAAGCCGTTTTTAATAAGCATTTTAGTGATTTTTTTTATGTCTTTCTCTGTTTTGATTACAAATTCGTGAAAGAAAACAGCATTTTCAAATTTGGCACTGAAACCTTCGATTCCTTTGATTTTATTAAAAGCGTATCTGGCTTTCGCAATATTTGTCAGCGCAAGTTTTTTTAAACCTTCGTTTCCCCATCCGGACAAATAGACACAGCCAGCCAAAGCGTTTAAAGCGGCATTGGTACAAATGTTTGAGGTGGCTTTTTCTCTTCTTATATGCTGTTCTCTCGACTGTAAAGTCAAGACAAAACCTCTTTTTCCATCTTTATCTACGGTCTGTCCTGCAATTCTTCCCGGCATTTTCCATTCAAAAGCTTTTTTTACAGACATAAATCCAAAAGTTGCACCACCAAAACTCATCGGATTTCCCAAAGCTTGCCCTTCGCCTACGGCAATATCGGCTCCGTATTCGCCCGGAGCTTTAAAAAATCCCAAAGAAATAGGGTTTACAACCGCGATAAAAAGAGCATTACCGCTTTTTGCTGTTGAAGAAAGCGTGTCCATATCTTCAATAATACCGAAATAATTCGGCGATTGCACGATAACGGCCGCTGTATTTTCATCCAGATTTGCCTCAACTGAACTTTTTTCTATGGTGCCCATGCAGGACAAATTAAGCATTACGATTTCTGCTTTCGAATTTTTAAGATAAGTTTTAACAGTTTGAGCATACTGAGGGTTAAGCGCTGAAGATATCAGAATTTTATTTTTTCCCGACGCTCTTAATGCAAGCATCGTAGCTTCAGCAGTTGCTGAAGCGCCGTCATAAAGTGAAGCATTTGAAACGTCCAAAGCGGTTAAAGCGCTTATCATACTTTGATATTCGAATATCGACTGTAAAGTTCCTTGGCTTGCTTCTGCCTGATATGGAGTGTATGCGGTGCGAAAGTCACTTCTTCCGGTGATTTCGCCTACCAGAGCCGGGATGTAATGGTCGTATATTCCCGCTCCCCTGAAAGAAATAAGGGTTTTATTTTTTGAGGCAAGTTTTTTGAAAACATCTACAAGTTCCTGTTCGCTTTGTCCGCTGGAAATTTTTAACTCTTTGGCTTTTAACTGCGCGGCTATGACATCAAACAGTTCATCTTCACATTCTATGCCTAAAGTTTCGAGCATTTCTTTTTTTTCTTTTTGATTTTGCGATATGTATTCCATAAAATTCTTATACTTATATAAGTTTTTGATAGTCTTGTGCGCTTAACAAATCCGAAAGTTCTTCTTCATTGACAAATTCAACCGTAAACAGCCAGCCGTTTTCATAAGGCGACTGGTTTACAGTTTCAGGAGAAGATAAAAGAGCTTCGTTTATTTCGACTATTTTGCCACTTACAGGAGAGTATATGTCAAAAGCCGATTTAACCGACTCTATCACCGCAGTCGGCGTGGCTTTCTTTGCACTTTTTCCATTTTCTGGAAGTTCAATGTGAACAATATCAGTTATTTCGTGCTGAGCAAAATCGGTAATGCCGACTTTTGCCTTATTTCCTTCAACTTTAATCCATTCGTGTGTTTTTGTGTACCTAAGTTCCTGTGGAATATTCATAAAAAACTCCGCTGTTATTTTATAAACTGCTCACGTATTCTAGCATAAATGTCGGTTTTATCAAAATTTAAATCTGAGAATAAAGGCTGACTGTTTCGATTGCGCTCATTGCGGCGGTTGCACCTTTATTTCCTGCTTTGCTCCCGGCGCGTTCGATTGCCTGTTCTATGTTATCGGTAGTTAAAACTCCGAAAATTACTGGAACTTTGCTGTGTATTCCCACGACGGAAACGCCTTTTGAAACTTCAGCAGAGACATAATCGAAATGAGGTGTGGCACCTCTGATAACGCAGCCGAGGCATATTACAGCGTCATATTTTCCACTTTCTGAGATCTTTTTTGCAGCCGACGGAATTTCAAAAGCTCCAGGAACCCAAAACAAATAAATGTCATTGTCGGCGGTTCCATGTCTTTTAAGCATATCTTCTGCGCCATCAATAAGTTTATGCGTTATAAACTCGTTAAATCTTGACGCGACTATGGCAAATTTTTTGCCTGCCGCGTTTAACTGACCGTTGATGATTTTCATTTTATACCTCTTTATTTTGTGCGGATAAATTCCGCAATTTCTTTTTATAAATGCCCGCACAGGATTAACAATAACAGGTTTTCATCATCGTTACCGCTGCCTAGTTGCCAAACTTCCAAGATGCTTTCCTTATTTTACCTGCCGTTCAAACTGTTTTTAAAATATGTCCCATTTTCTCTTTTTTTGTTTTAAGATATATTTTATTTGAGTTTGTCGGAGATATTTCTACGGAAACTCTTTTTGATATTTTTAAACCATACCCCTCAAGGCCGACTATTTTTCTCGGATTGTTCGTCATAAGATTTATGCTTTTTATGCCGAGTTCTGACAAAATCTGCGCTCCGATTCCATAATCGCGCAAATCTGGAGCAAAACCCAAAGCGACATTCGCTTCAACCGTATCCATTCCCTGCTGCTGCAGATAATAAGCTTTCAATTTATTTTTAAGTCCTATGCCTCTTCCTTCCTGATGCATATACAAAACCACGCCTCGTCCTGCTTTTTCGATTGCACGCAAAGCGGCTTCAAGCTGATCCCCACAATCGCATCTAAGCGAATGGAATACGTCTCCGGTTTCACATGAAGAGTGTACCCTTACCAAAACGTCTTTTTTACCTTTGACATCGCCTTTTATAATCGCCAAATGAACCTCCTTTGTCACGGAATCCTCAAAAAGAACGGATTTGAAATCTCCATACTTTGTAGGCAAATCTACGGCGACGACTTCTTTTACAAGTTTTTCGGTTTTTCTTCTGTAATAAATTAAATCTTCTATAGTAATAATTTCAAGTTTATGTCTTCTGGCAAATTTAATAAGATCTGGCATTCTCGACATTGTGCCATCATCGTTCATTATCTCACATATTACGCCTGCTGGATAAAGTCCTGCAAGTTTTGCAATGTCAACCGCCGCTTCCGTATGCCCCGTGCGCACAAGCACGCCGCCTTCTTTGTAACGTAAAGGAAAAATATGACCAGGACGGGCAAAGTCTTCATGTTTTGAGGTTCTATCAATAAGCTTTTTTACAGTTACAGCTCTGTCATAAGCGGAAATTCCTGTAGTCGTGCCTATGCGGTAATCTACAGAAACTGTAAATGAGCAGCCTTTTTTTTCGGTAGGCTTGTCAACCATATTTTCTATTTTAAGTTTTTCCAACTGATTACTTTTCATCGGAACGCAGATAAGCCCTCTGGCGTGTTTTGTCATAAAATTAATAATTTCCGGAGTGACTTTTTCCGCAGCGCAAAACAAATCGCCTTCGTTTTCACGTCCGGGATCATCAACTACTACCGCCATTTTCCCTTTTTTTATATCCTTTAAAACGCTTTCAACTTTTGAAAAATTTTTTTTGTCTGATTTAATCATTTTAAATAAACTCGTTTCCTTTCAGCATCTCCAAAGAGATGCCTTTTGAATTATTATCTTTAGTAAATCTTTCTACATATTTAGCTAAAATGTCGGTCTCTATATTTACCAAACTGCCCGCTTTTTTGAATTTAAGAACCGTATTGTTAAAAGTTTCCGGTATCACAAACAGTTCTATATTTGAGTTCTCAACCTTCGCGATTGTAAGACTAATTCCGTCAATAGCTACAGAACCTTTGTCAACACAATGAGCTGCACATTTTGCATCAAGGGAAACCAAAATTCTGTAAAAACGATTCTGCTTTTCCACAATTTCTATTTTACCCGTTCCATCAACATGTCCGGTTACTATATGTCCCGCTATTCTTGACAAAAGCGTTAAAGCTCTTTCAAGGTTTACAATTTCATTAACTTTAAGAAATGAAAGAATCGTAACTTTATCCGTCTGAGGGCTGTAATCCGCTGTAAAACCACCTTTTTTAACTGAGACAGCCGTAAGACAAACGCCGTTAACGGCAATGCTGTCGCCTGTCGAAATGCCATCAAGTTTCGTATCTATCGCGATTTGCGAAGATGATATTCGTTTTACACAGCCCAAATCTTCAATTAATCCTGTAAACATTTTCTCACCGTACAATCTGACCTGTAAATAAAAAGTCAGTTCCTATTTTCATTATTTTTATATTTTTAAATTTTAAGGCCTCAGAAACCTTTTTCACACCTATCCCTCCGACAACCGACGGAGCATTTTTTCCTCCTATTATTTTCGGGGCGACAAACAAGAATATATCATCTACGGCTGCGGAAAATAAAGCCGAAGAGATAATTTCTCCTCCTCCTTCGATTAAAACTGTTCTAAGTCCGAAACTTTTGAGTTTTTCTACTATAACTTTAAAATCTTTTCTCGCTGCTTCGGCATTTACCGGAGCAAAAATAATATTTTTTTT
Proteins encoded in this window:
- a CDS encoding SH3 domain-containing protein is translated as MKKAIHPLIFCFCIYLFLCSCMGKNADNIVKEIMICPAPTAFQDVGRMMKSPGYWISRLQNPDKVMLNTREIEAVNANTVGQSIYITDVQYFPEIYYRKNAAGIYTRSVDMFARYYDGHSKKRVGREHFFDMDKNIDYDLFNSTVTVSFAMTVKYAELRYLPSYEPLYSSLDTLDLDRMQVTQLDLASPVAILYATLDKEWYYAVSEIAEGWLNRDTIAFCRQDVIKDYKRWDRFAVIISPKADIYKNENMTEFFDYISMGTALPIAAIKGEIAEIRIPIAKQDGVLGFKKAYINLSDISVGYMKYNQRNVIQQAFKHLNSPYGWGGMNGEQDCSSFIRQIFACFGIKLPRNSAGQIQSAGIFAGEFEESEQEYLRSQKIIKNGIPGMTLLYFPGHIMLYVGSENGSPYIIHSIWGYGEETEKESKTYLINRVAITSMNIGEASKKGSLLQRVTLMKNIK
- a CDS encoding nitroreductase family protein encodes the protein MQGNIFNELIKERSSILLDIIKQRRSVRKFSQEPVSDNDIKTIIEAASMAPSATNSQNWRFIAVKTENKRKELVLAIEEQIEEYSSLIKSKRAYNEFNAYARFFTFFASAPLVIAVIKTPYTSFSMRIMRRYGISPEALEAADSHGPSAAVQNMLLAAHALGYGACWMTGPLIAKEKLEKVLNINSPHHLMALIPIGKTEMTPSVPKRKPIEEIFETV
- a CDS encoding biotin--[acetyl-CoA-carboxylase] ligase yields the protein MKILEILSDEKYISGNKISAALGISRAAVHKQIRKLIKGGFIIKSSVKGYKLIKSVLPFKAEDVIKKFLSPTRICKKILHFRRTASTQTKLKNLAQKGEPEGTIVTANEQTSSYGRMQRKWISCSGGLWFSMLLKPKISPDCAAYISLLIALALNRILKRNYAVKTKIKWPNDILVEDKKIAGIIVEMSAEQDMVNWIVAGVGINIYNSLPEDLPQAASLGSMVKKSIDRTKIMSAFLMEFDKIYNDFCSSGFGRFCEEYNKNQEFLNENIIIDTGFGIIKGVNRGISGDGKLIIENEKGFEIIISGTLRRSV
- the nadC gene encoding carboxylating nicotinate-nucleotide diphosphorylase, which encodes MNNTRTLIKLALEEDGVFNDITTKSLIPKDKKAKAVLIANRHGILCGVDIFAEVFKTIDKKCVVYPKKKDCSEIKRGDRILEIEGQAYAILAGERTALNFLQHMSGIATLTNKFVNASKNGKTKIYDTRKTLPGYRELAKYAVVCGGGINHRMGLYDMILIKDNHLSLTKYLPEKTKQLRKIYKKTLIEVECENISQVKHALEAEADIIMLDNTGLAKTKKMIGIIRKNSSKDYNPEIEISGGINLKTIKKFARLGAERISIGTITHSAPALDITLEITIS
- the gcvPB gene encoding aminomethyl-transferring glycine dehydrogenase subunit GcvPB — its product is MEKLLNEISSQGRSAFGVNCDVDFDVNIPENYKRNLDLGLPCIAESDLLRHFTNLSRKNFALSTTFYPLGSCTMKHNPLINEKIAGFDGFNQIHPLQPVETVQGALELIYNLEKDLCEISGMDYFSLQPSAGAQGEFAALLIISAYFKSIKQKRTKIIVPDSAHGTNPASAAYAGFEIVSLKSELDGSLSSAKLKEILTTDTAAIMLTVPNTLGIFEKEIQEISRIAHENGTLLYYDGANLNAVIGMLRPADIGFDIMHVNLHKTFSTPHGGGGPGAGPVGVKAFLEPFLPVPRIEKKDMKFFLNYKKARSIGKMRTFFGNFPVLVKAYAYIKALGANGLKNASTQAVLNANYMLAKLKDKIDVPAGNRCMHEFVLSLKSVLQNGIRTIDVAKRLLDYGYYAPTVYFPLIVEEAMMIEPAETESKETLDRFIETLNKIIFEESVNEPQKVKDAPVNTCVRRLNEVEAARKPILKWKNDSK
- the gcvPA gene encoding aminomethyl-transferring glycine dehydrogenase subunit GcvPA, whose translation is MEYISQNQKEKKEMLETLGIECEDELFDVIAAQLKAKELKISSGQSEQELVDVFKKLASKNKTLISFRGAGIYDHYIPALVGEITGRSDFRTAYTPYQAEASQGTLQSIFEYQSMISALTALDVSNASLYDGASATAEATMLALRASGKNKILISSALNPQYAQTVKTYLKNSKAEIVMLNLSCMGTIEKSSVEANLDENTAAVIVQSPNYFGIIEDMDTLSSTAKSGNALFIAVVNPISLGFFKAPGEYGADIAVGEGQALGNPMSFGGATFGFMSVKKAFEWKMPGRIAGQTVDKDGKRGFVLTLQSREQHIRREKATSNICTNAALNALAGCVYLSGWGNEGLKKLALTNIAKARYAFNKIKGIEGFSAKFENAVFFHEFVIKTEKDIKKITKMLIKNGFLPPLELSSYCKQYENCLLFCVTEQRTKEEIDRLAEILAKI
- the gcvH gene encoding glycine cleavage system protein GcvH, which produces MNIPQELRYTKTHEWIKVEGNKAKVGITDFAQHEITDIVHIELPENGKSAKKATPTAVIESVKSAFDIYSPVSGKIVEINEALLSSPETVNQSPYENGWLFTVEFVNEEELSDLLSAQDYQKLI
- the ribE gene encoding 6,7-dimethyl-8-ribityllumazine synthase, with the translated sequence MKIINGQLNAAGKKFAIVASRFNEFITHKLIDGAEDMLKRHGTADNDIYLFWVPGAFEIPSAAKKISESGKYDAVICLGCVIRGATPHFDYVSAEVSKGVSVVGIHSKVPVIFGVLTTDNIEQAIERAGSKAGNKGATAAMSAIETVSLYSQI
- a CDS encoding bifunctional 3,4-dihydroxy-2-butanone-4-phosphate synthase/GTP cyclohydrolase II, which produces MIKSDKKNFSKVESVLKDIKKGKMAVVVDDPGRENEGDLFCAAEKVTPEIINFMTKHARGLICVPMKSNQLEKLKIENMVDKPTEKKGCSFTVSVDYRIGTTTGISAYDRAVTVKKLIDRTSKHEDFARPGHIFPLRYKEGGVLVRTGHTEAAVDIAKLAGLYPAGVICEIMNDDGTMSRMPDLIKFARRHKLEIITIEDLIYYRRKTEKLVKEVVAVDLPTKYGDFKSVLFEDSVTKEVHLAIIKGDVKGKKDVLVRVHSSCETGDVFHSLRCDCGDQLEAALRAIEKAGRGVVLYMHQEGRGIGLKNKLKAYYLQQQGMDTVEANVALGFAPDLRDYGIGAQILSELGIKSINLMTNNPRKIVGLEGYGLKISKRVSVEISPTNSNKIYLKTKKEKMGHILKTV
- a CDS encoding riboflavin synthase translates to MFTGLIEDLGCVKRISSSQIAIDTKLDGISTGDSIAVNGVCLTAVSVKKGGFTADYSPQTDKVTILSFLKVNEIVNLERALTLLSRIAGHIVTGHVDGTGKIEIVEKQNRFYRILVSLDAKCAAHCVDKGSVAIDGISLTIAKVENSNIELFVIPETFNNTVLKFKKAGSLVNIETDILAKYVERFTKDNNSKGISLEMLKGNEFI